A window of the Nibribacter ruber genome harbors these coding sequences:
- a CDS encoding LytR/AlgR family response regulator transcription factor, which translates to MITCLVIDDEPLARTIVCEYLLNHPDIALVQECNNGFEGVKAIQQHSPDLIFLDIQMPKINGFEMLELVEHMPGVIFTTAFDEFAIKAFEANAVDYLLKPFTQERFDAAIQKWRQKQGQQVAEVPAANLQEVAHKQPEEQLRIVVKVNSDIRIIPVQDIEYLEAYDDYVKIHTGAGCFLKKKTMGYYESTLDPSQFVRVHRSYMISLSQLTRIEPLEKDTYVALLKKGTRVPLSKSGYSRLKTVLGI; encoded by the coding sequence ATGATTACCTGTCTGGTTATTGATGATGAGCCATTGGCCCGTACCATTGTCTGCGAGTACCTGCTCAACCACCCAGACATTGCGCTGGTGCAGGAATGCAACAACGGCTTTGAAGGCGTGAAAGCCATCCAGCAACATAGTCCGGATTTGATTTTCCTGGACATACAAATGCCTAAAATCAACGGCTTTGAGATGCTGGAACTGGTAGAGCACATGCCGGGCGTCATCTTCACCACCGCCTTTGACGAATTTGCCATCAAGGCTTTTGAGGCCAACGCGGTAGATTACTTGCTCAAGCCTTTTACCCAAGAACGGTTTGACGCGGCCATTCAGAAGTGGCGCCAAAAACAAGGCCAGCAGGTAGCTGAGGTTCCTGCAGCCAACCTGCAGGAAGTAGCTCACAAACAGCCCGAGGAACAATTACGCATCGTGGTCAAAGTCAACAGCGACATCAGGATCATTCCGGTGCAGGACATTGAGTACCTGGAGGCCTATGATGACTATGTGAAGATTCATACCGGCGCGGGCTGTTTTCTAAAAAAGAAGACCATGGGATATTATGAAAGCACGCTTGACCCCAGCCAGTTTGTGCGGGTGCATAGGTCGTACATGATTTCCCTGTCGCAACTCACCCGCATAGAACCCTTGGAGAAAGACACCTACGTGGCGCTACTCAAAAAAGGCACGCGCGTTCCACTCAGCAAAAGCGGTTACAGTAGGCTCAAAACTGTTTTAGGTATTTAA
- a CDS encoding M48 family metallopeptidase, which yields MERKKRPAAAQAVVLEKEIAPIGKVRFVSSATARFVRISIRPGQGVKVTMPKRATLAQAEAFVQEKTAWIQKHLSNLEKNQPKPFLFSPEEPFKTRYHQLHLQAHTLPQLKSKLKDGQLQVYYPEHLSWDHPEVQTYIKSAVEQTLRLEAKRYLPERVAFWANQFNFSYQKVVIKSAKTRWGSCSSTNNINLNLHLMRLPQHLCDYVILHELAHTIEKNHGPHFWALLDKISGDAKGLDKELKNYRLQQF from the coding sequence ATGGAAAGGAAGAAGCGCCCCGCTGCCGCCCAGGCAGTAGTTTTGGAGAAAGAGATAGCCCCCATTGGCAAGGTGCGGTTTGTATCTAGCGCCACCGCCCGGTTTGTGCGCATTAGCATTCGGCCTGGCCAGGGAGTGAAAGTGACTATGCCTAAACGCGCCACCTTGGCGCAAGCAGAGGCCTTTGTACAAGAGAAAACCGCTTGGATTCAGAAACACCTCAGCAACTTGGAGAAAAACCAGCCCAAGCCTTTCCTTTTCAGCCCCGAAGAGCCTTTTAAAACCCGTTACCACCAACTGCATCTTCAGGCGCATACTCTGCCCCAACTCAAAAGCAAACTGAAAGACGGGCAGTTGCAGGTATATTATCCAGAGCATTTGTCCTGGGACCATCCTGAGGTGCAGACGTACATTAAAAGTGCCGTTGAACAAACCTTGCGTCTGGAGGCCAAACGCTACCTGCCCGAGCGCGTAGCCTTCTGGGCCAACCAGTTCAACTTCTCTTACCAGAAGGTGGTGATTAAAAGCGCCAAGACCCGCTGGGGAAGTTGCTCTTCTACCAATAACATCAATTTGAACCTGCACCTCATGCGCCTGCCGCAGCACCTGTGTGACTATGTGATTTTGCATGAGCTGGCGCATACTATTGAGAAGAACCACGGCCCACATTTTTGGGCTTTATTGGATAAGATTAGCGGTGATGCCAAGGGCTTGGACAAGGAACTGAAGAACTATAGACTCCAGCAGTTTTAA
- a CDS encoding TetR/AcrR family transcriptional regulator, translating to MRERILQEALLLFFQRGIKAVSMDDVATHLGVSKKTIYKWFANKDELVYEGMNQHINGMENTCCQALDTANNAMEAMFQVVEMVRGLMRQVHPTIFYDLQKYHPEAWKLWIEHKNNFFLKHTKEHLQRGIKEKLFREDIDVEIVARLRLAEVEISFNSDIYPATQFDLQKVQIALLEHFILGLATIKGHKLVNQYKQIIEEE from the coding sequence ATGAGAGAGAGAATTTTACAGGAGGCTTTGCTTTTGTTCTTCCAGCGGGGAATTAAGGCGGTCTCTATGGATGACGTAGCAACTCATTTAGGAGTGTCTAAAAAGACGATCTACAAGTGGTTCGCTAACAAGGATGAGCTGGTGTATGAAGGCATGAACCAGCACATCAATGGCATGGAAAACACCTGTTGTCAAGCCCTGGATACGGCCAACAACGCCATGGAAGCCATGTTTCAGGTAGTAGAAATGGTGCGCGGCCTTATGCGACAGGTGCACCCCACCATTTTCTATGATTTACAGAAATATCATCCAGAGGCCTGGAAACTGTGGATTGAGCATAAAAACAATTTCTTTTTAAAGCATACCAAGGAGCACCTCCAGAGAGGCATCAAAGAGAAGCTGTTCAGAGAAGACATTGACGTGGAGATTGTGGCCCGCCTTAGGTTAGCCGAGGTGGAGATTAGTTTCAATTCTGACATTTACCCTGCCACCCAGTTTGACCTTCAGAAAGTTCAGATTGCCTTGTTAGAGCATTTCATTCTAGGACTTGCCACCATCAAAGGCCACAAGCTGGTCAATCAATACAAACAGATCATTGAAGAAGAATAA
- a CDS encoding TolC family protein encodes MKNLPKVSRLLFCGLLFMLLSTTSSWAQDKTFTLAQAIDYALQNKGAVQNAKVDIEIAKARVGEVRAIGLPQVSAGVDYSNNLAIQRVFLPAAFLGDPTPGAVVAVPFGTKHSNSIALNGSQLLFDGSYLLGLKAAQVYTQLSEKALKQTEIQVADAVTRAYYSILITDARAALVDQNLIRLDSMLRETRILNKNGFVEKIDVDRLSVTRNNLQSERDKLRSLQELGVNLLKFQMGMPQTQPITLAGSIQEVIVASEHQTATSDYANRIEYSLLNTNQELATLNLRNSKAGYYPRLVLTGRYGGNTASDDFGDMFDKNSYFQFAGIGLGLQIPVFDGFAKKYKIQQNKLALQKIEVGRKDLEQAIDLQVVQANTSVKNARIQLDAQEENRELAQEVLRVARVKYREGVGSSIEVLNAETSLKEAETNYFSALYDLVISQVDLRLANGTLLTQ; translated from the coding sequence ATGAAAAATTTACCCAAAGTCAGCAGGCTTCTTTTCTGCGGGCTTCTATTCATGTTGCTCTCCACCACCTCTAGTTGGGCACAAGACAAGACCTTTACCTTAGCACAAGCCATTGACTATGCCTTGCAGAACAAAGGAGCCGTGCAAAACGCGAAGGTGGACATTGAAATTGCCAAAGCCCGGGTAGGAGAGGTGAGGGCCATCGGGTTGCCACAGGTATCTGCAGGCGTAGACTATAGTAATAACCTGGCTATTCAGCGCGTGTTCTTGCCAGCAGCCTTCTTAGGCGATCCTACCCCAGGAGCGGTGGTAGCCGTGCCTTTTGGAACCAAGCACTCTAATAGCATTGCCTTAAACGGCAGCCAACTGTTGTTTGACGGGTCTTACTTACTAGGGTTAAAGGCGGCACAAGTCTACACGCAGCTTTCTGAGAAAGCTTTAAAGCAAACAGAAATCCAGGTAGCCGATGCGGTGACCAGGGCCTATTACAGCATTCTCATCACAGACGCCCGCGCGGCCTTGGTAGACCAGAATTTAATCAGGCTGGACTCTATGCTCCGTGAGACCCGCATCTTGAATAAGAATGGGTTTGTGGAGAAAATAGATGTAGACAGGTTAAGCGTGACCAGAAACAACCTGCAGTCTGAGCGTGATAAGTTACGCAGTCTGCAAGAACTGGGCGTCAATCTGCTTAAGTTCCAGATGGGCATGCCGCAAACCCAGCCCATTACGCTGGCCGGCTCCATTCAAGAGGTGATAGTGGCTTCAGAACACCAAACCGCCACCAGTGACTACGCCAACAGAATTGAATACTCTCTCTTAAACACCAACCAAGAGCTGGCTACCCTCAACTTGCGCAACAGCAAGGCCGGTTACTACCCAAGGCTGGTCTTAACGGGCCGGTACGGAGGCAATACCGCCAGTGATGATTTCGGGGATATGTTTGACAAGAACAGCTACTTTCAATTTGCCGGCATAGGGCTAGGGCTCCAGATTCCGGTGTTTGATGGGTTTGCGAAGAAGTACAAAATACAGCAGAACAAACTGGCGCTTCAGAAAATTGAGGTGGGCAGAAAAGACTTGGAACAGGCCATAGACCTGCAGGTGGTACAAGCCAACACCTCCGTCAAAAATGCCAGAATCCAGCTAGACGCCCAGGAAGAGAACCGGGAGTTGGCCCAGGAAGTGTTGCGCGTGGCCAGGGTAAAATACAGAGAAGGCGTTGGCTCCAGCATTGAGGTGTTGAATGCAGAAACCTCTTTAAAAGAAGCGGAGACCAATTATTTCAGTGCGCTTTATGACCTGGTAATCTCTCAGGTGGACTTACGCTTAGCCAACGGCACCCTCTTGACGCAATAA
- a CDS encoding efflux RND transporter permease subunit — MEQSNNIKEFKPTSWSIDNRTSIYIITLLIALAGIMAYNRLQKENFPDIVIPTMIVTTVYPGTSPSDMENLVTRPIEKQIKSLSGVKKVTSTSMQDFAMITVEFNTDVEVEAGKQRVKDAVDKAKTDLPTDLPQAPNVQEISFSEMPIMYVNLSGNFSAERLKTFAEDLQDRIEALPEITRVDIVGALEQEVQINVDMYKMQAAKVTFGDIERAIALENMTISGGTVRVGEMKRAVRVVGQYTDPTAIGDIVVKSLTGANIYLRDIAQVVDTFEERESFARLDNEPVITLNVVKRSGENLIEASDKINEIIKQTHGNQLPKDLKITVTGDQSTSTRHSLNDLINTIIIGFILVTLILMFFMGTTNALFVGLSVPISMFLAFLVMPMLGFSLNMIVLFSFLLALGIVVDDAIVVIENTHRILHQTHWNIFKSAKAAAGEVFIPVLAGTLTTVAPFLPLAFWPGIIGKFMFYLPITLIITLMASLIVAFIINPVFAVSFMDRGEAKDPAKEKRTFLLSLIIMGTVALAAYAMGSMGIGNLVVVIMIFVALNKYVFTSWINKFQSTVLPAFMTRYENLLRWMLVGRRPYGVLGFVVGLLILSFVVTAIRSPKVVFFPDGDPNFVYTYINMPIGTDQSVTDSVTKIVEQRVHNVMGKDNPNVESIISNVAIGAGDPNSPSIQAESNKGKVTVAFVDYQYREPGVSTSTYLDKVREAVKGIPGAEITVEKEQNGPPVGKAIVVEVAGEDFQGLIALSKQVENYLDSAQIAGIEDLRTDLQDQNPEITIEIDRVRANREGLSTAQIGSEIRTAIFGKEASKFKKDEDEYPIQIRYSELYRKNIDQLQNMVLTFRDAAGAVRQVPVSAVANVKYSTTYGGIKRKNLKRVITLSSNVLGGYNNNEVVANIQSALTRFNAPEGYEIRMGGEQEDQQETMDFLGLAGMAALGLIFLILVMQFNSVSKPLIILSEIIFSVIGVLLGFSVFNMDMSVVMTGIGIIALAGIVVKNGILLVEFTDVLREQGLELKEAIVMAGKTRLNPVILTATAAILGLIPLAIGLNINFFTLFSEFDPHFFLGGENVTFWGPLAWTIIFGLSFSTFLTLLVVPMMYLINEKIKNRVLPKRRKQKHVAVPVVTH, encoded by the coding sequence ATGGAACAATCCAATAACATTAAGGAATTCAAGCCCACCAGTTGGTCTATTGATAACCGAACCAGTATTTACATCATTACGCTCCTTATTGCGCTAGCCGGTATCATGGCCTACAACCGCTTGCAGAAGGAGAACTTCCCAGACATTGTGATTCCTACCATGATTGTGACTACGGTGTACCCAGGTACCTCGCCGTCAGACATGGAGAACCTGGTGACGCGTCCTATTGAGAAGCAGATCAAGTCATTGTCTGGCGTCAAGAAAGTGACGTCAACCTCTATGCAGGATTTCGCCATGATTACTGTGGAGTTCAATACAGACGTGGAGGTGGAAGCAGGTAAGCAACGCGTGAAAGACGCGGTAGACAAAGCCAAAACCGATTTGCCGACCGACTTGCCACAGGCACCCAACGTGCAAGAGATTAGCTTCTCAGAGATGCCCATCATGTACGTAAACCTCTCGGGTAACTTCAGTGCTGAGCGTTTAAAGACCTTTGCCGAGGATCTGCAGGATCGGATTGAAGCCCTGCCAGAGATTACGCGCGTAGACATTGTGGGTGCCTTGGAGCAAGAGGTGCAGATCAACGTGGACATGTACAAGATGCAGGCCGCTAAAGTCACCTTCGGGGATATTGAGCGCGCCATTGCCTTAGAGAACATGACCATTTCTGGTGGTACTGTGCGCGTAGGTGAGATGAAACGTGCTGTGCGTGTAGTGGGTCAGTACACAGATCCCACCGCCATCGGTGACATTGTAGTGAAATCCTTAACCGGTGCCAACATCTACCTGCGGGACATTGCCCAGGTAGTAGACACGTTTGAAGAGCGTGAGAGCTTCGCACGTCTGGACAACGAGCCGGTTATCACCTTGAACGTGGTGAAAAGAAGCGGCGAAAACCTGATTGAGGCCTCAGACAAAATCAATGAGATCATCAAGCAGACGCACGGCAACCAACTACCCAAAGACCTGAAGATTACCGTCACCGGTGACCAGTCCACCAGCACGCGTCACTCACTAAATGACCTCATCAATACCATCATCATCGGTTTTATTCTGGTGACCTTGATTTTGATGTTCTTCATGGGAACCACCAACGCCTTGTTCGTGGGCTTGTCGGTGCCTATCTCCATGTTCCTGGCCTTCCTGGTCATGCCAATGTTGGGCTTCTCTCTGAACATGATTGTGCTGTTCTCCTTCCTGCTGGCTTTGGGGATTGTGGTGGATGACGCCATTGTGGTGATTGAGAACACCCACCGTATTCTGCACCAAACGCATTGGAATATTTTCAAGTCGGCCAAAGCGGCCGCCGGTGAGGTATTCATCCCTGTATTGGCAGGCACCCTGACGACGGTAGCTCCTTTCTTGCCCCTGGCGTTCTGGCCAGGCATCATTGGTAAGTTTATGTTCTACCTGCCTATCACCTTGATCATCACGTTGATGGCATCCCTGATTGTGGCCTTCATCATCAACCCGGTGTTTGCGGTTTCGTTCATGGACCGCGGCGAGGCGAAAGACCCGGCCAAAGAAAAAAGAACCTTCCTGTTGTCCTTGATTATCATGGGAACGGTGGCCTTGGCGGCCTATGCCATGGGTTCTATGGGCATCGGCAACTTGGTGGTAGTCATCATGATTTTTGTGGCCCTAAACAAATACGTGTTCACCAGCTGGATCAATAAATTCCAGTCTACTGTGCTGCCAGCCTTTATGACGCGCTATGAAAATTTATTGCGTTGGATGCTGGTAGGCAGACGTCCTTATGGCGTATTGGGCTTTGTAGTAGGCCTTTTGATTCTGTCTTTCGTGGTGACGGCCATTAGGTCGCCAAAAGTGGTTTTCTTCCCGGACGGTGACCCTAACTTTGTGTACACCTACATTAACATGCCCATTGGTACAGACCAGTCGGTGACGGATTCTGTGACCAAGATAGTGGAGCAGCGCGTGCATAACGTTATGGGCAAAGACAACCCGAACGTAGAGTCTATCATTTCTAACGTAGCCATTGGCGCCGGTGACCCTAACAGCCCAAGCATTCAAGCAGAGTCTAACAAAGGCAAGGTGACCGTAGCGTTTGTAGACTATCAATACCGTGAGCCAGGCGTTAGTACCAGTACCTACTTAGATAAAGTGCGCGAAGCGGTGAAAGGCATCCCGGGTGCTGAGATTACGGTAGAGAAAGAACAGAACGGTCCGCCGGTGGGCAAGGCCATTGTGGTAGAGGTAGCCGGCGAAGACTTCCAAGGTTTAATTGCCCTGTCTAAACAAGTGGAGAATTACCTGGACTCTGCCCAGATTGCTGGAATTGAAGACCTACGCACCGACTTGCAGGACCAAAACCCAGAGATTACCATTGAAATTGACCGCGTACGCGCCAACCGCGAAGGCCTGAGCACCGCCCAGATTGGGTCTGAGATTAGAACGGCCATCTTCGGGAAGGAAGCTTCTAAGTTCAAGAAAGACGAGGACGAATACCCTATCCAGATACGTTATTCTGAGCTGTACCGCAAGAACATTGACCAGTTGCAGAACATGGTGCTCACCTTCCGGGATGCGGCTGGAGCGGTAAGACAGGTGCCGGTTTCGGCGGTAGCCAACGTGAAGTACTCTACCACCTACGGCGGCATCAAACGCAAGAACCTCAAGCGCGTAATTACCCTTTCATCTAACGTGTTGGGCGGTTACAACAACAACGAGGTGGTGGCCAACATCCAGAGTGCTCTGACCCGTTTCAATGCGCCTGAAGGCTATGAGATTAGAATGGGCGGGGAGCAGGAAGACCAGCAAGAGACCATGGACTTCCTGGGGTTGGCTGGTATGGCGGCCCTTGGGCTTATATTCTTGATTCTGGTAATGCAGTTTAACTCCGTCTCTAAGCCCCTCATTATTTTGTCAGAAATTATTTTCTCGGTCATAGGGGTATTGCTGGGCTTCTCTGTCTTTAATATGGACATGTCAGTGGTGATGACCGGTATTGGTATCATTGCGCTGGCAGGAATAGTGGTGAAGAACGGCATCTTGCTGGTTGAATTCACCGATGTGCTACGTGAACAGGGCTTGGAATTGAAGGAGGCTATTGTGATGGCGGGCAAAACCCGACTGAACCCAGTGATTCTGACCGCTACTGCCGCCATCTTAGGGTTGATTCCGTTGGCCATTGGCTTGAACATTAACTTCTTCACGCTCTTCTCTGAGTTTGATCCGCACTTCTTCTTGGGTGGTGAAAACGTGACGTTCTGGGGCCCGCTGGCCTGGACCATCATCTTCGGGCTGAGCTTCTCTACGTTCCTGACTTTGCTGGTAGTGCCTATGATGTACCTGATCAATGAGAAAATCAAAAATCGGGTGTTGCCTAAGCGCAGAAAGCAAAAACATGTCGCCGTACCTGTTGTGACTCATTAG
- a CDS encoding YkvA family protein, translating into MENQNPNQKHVSESPLFKRILAKAEGYVKQPSRLKDLLNDAYKKASEKKDVGTIAGEVFENLQTLGRLIKAAVNKEYTGLPTSTIVGGVGVILYFLMPIDLIPDWLPVVGFLDDISLLAWFMTSIKSELERFQAWEASNQYRNTDTQGHSQQHDGTVDTSAHTAKYENEPAGQYSGSRETTPSSSGIGASGPSGYTSPEAGNMQVGGNSSGAQGSIGGIIPPQNATTVTELHPVEGTPVQEKDPTATHDAAPTDHGVPTGYGEPNVRASTTDSTRVPSSNRDDMDHGGNVR; encoded by the coding sequence ATGGAAAACCAGAATCCAAACCAAAAGCACGTGTCAGAGTCTCCGCTGTTCAAGCGCATCCTCGCCAAAGCCGAAGGCTACGTGAAGCAGCCTTCCAGACTGAAGGACCTGCTCAATGACGCCTACAAGAAGGCCAGCGAGAAGAAAGACGTGGGCACCATTGCCGGCGAAGTCTTTGAAAACCTCCAGACCCTGGGCCGTCTCATAAAAGCCGCCGTGAACAAGGAATACACGGGCCTACCCACCAGCACCATTGTGGGCGGCGTGGGCGTGATTCTGTATTTCCTGATGCCCATTGACCTCATTCCCGACTGGCTACCAGTGGTGGGCTTCTTAGACGATATCAGCTTGCTGGCCTGGTTCATGACCAGCATTAAATCTGAGCTGGAGAGATTCCAGGCCTGGGAGGCCAGCAACCAATACAGAAATACAGATACCCAGGGCCACAGCCAGCAGCATGATGGAACCGTGGACACTTCTGCCCATACCGCCAAATATGAGAACGAGCCTGCCGGCCAGTACAGCGGCAGCCGCGAGACGACTCCCTCTAGCAGCGGTATCGGCGCTTCGGGGCCTTCTGGCTACACGTCTCCAGAGGCGGGCAATATGCAGGTAGGAGGCAACTCTTCTGGCGCGCAGGGCTCTATCGGAGGCATCATTCCTCCGCAGAACGCCACCACGGTGACAGAACTGCACCCTGTAGAAGGAACGCCGGTGCAGGAGAAAGACCCTACCGCCACCCATGACGCCGCGCCCACAGACCATGGCGTGCCTACCGGCTACGGAGAACCCAACGTGCGCGCCTCTACCACAGACAGCACCCGCGTACCCAGCAGCAACCGCGATGACATGGACCACGGCGGCAACGTTCGCTAA
- a CDS encoding efflux RND transporter periplasmic adaptor subunit, giving the protein MKKQLLTALTLAVLTTACGGEKDKTVQLADLKKQQAEITSQIATLEGELQKEGKGTAPAVVAVPVSVVKVQPETFKHYLEVQGKVDFDQNVMVSAKMPGVLTSVRVVRGDKVGKGQTLASIDASVLDQQIAALRPNLDLARTVFQKQKNLWDQKIGTEIQYLTAKNNVQSLERQIAAMQETKAQYTITSPISGEVDEVIPKAGEAVSPGIGIIRVVNANSGKIVADVSEAYASQVKEGDEAMVLFPDINTEVATTVRVVGKNINPSTRAFTVELGVKDADRGKVKLSPNMVAVVRIQDYVKEGALVLPVNLVQKDEQGSFVYVVEQKGNQRVATKRNITVGTTYAGKMEVLTGLNANDQVISAGAQNLNPGQAVSF; this is encoded by the coding sequence ATGAAAAAGCAACTACTTACCGCCCTTACTCTAGCTGTTCTAACCACGGCCTGCGGCGGCGAAAAAGATAAAACGGTCCAACTGGCAGACCTTAAAAAGCAACAAGCAGAAATCACCAGCCAGATTGCCACGCTAGAAGGCGAATTGCAGAAAGAAGGCAAAGGCACAGCACCGGCAGTAGTGGCCGTACCAGTGTCTGTGGTGAAGGTGCAGCCAGAAACCTTTAAGCATTACCTAGAGGTGCAAGGCAAGGTAGACTTTGACCAGAACGTGATGGTGAGCGCCAAAATGCCCGGCGTCTTGACCAGCGTGCGCGTAGTGCGCGGTGACAAGGTGGGCAAAGGCCAGACCTTGGCCAGCATTGACGCCAGCGTGTTGGACCAGCAGATTGCCGCCCTTCGGCCAAACCTGGACTTGGCCCGCACGGTGTTCCAGAAGCAGAAAAACCTGTGGGACCAGAAAATTGGCACTGAGATTCAATACCTGACCGCCAAAAACAATGTGCAAAGCTTAGAGCGTCAGATTGCAGCCATGCAAGAGACCAAGGCCCAATACACCATCACCTCACCCATCTCTGGGGAGGTGGATGAGGTGATACCTAAAGCGGGAGAAGCGGTTTCACCCGGTATTGGCATCATTAGAGTAGTAAACGCCAACAGCGGTAAGATTGTGGCAGACGTGTCTGAGGCCTACGCGTCTCAAGTGAAAGAAGGAGATGAGGCCATGGTCTTGTTCCCAGACATCAATACGGAAGTAGCCACTACCGTGCGCGTGGTGGGTAAGAACATTAACCCAAGCACCCGCGCCTTTACAGTAGAGTTAGGCGTGAAAGACGCTGACCGCGGCAAAGTGAAGCTGAGCCCCAACATGGTAGCCGTAGTACGCATACAAGACTATGTGAAAGAAGGAGCCTTGGTGTTGCCGGTGAACCTGGTGCAGAAGGATGAGCAAGGAAGTTTTGTATATGTGGTAGAGCAGAAGGGCAACCAGCGTGTGGCCACCAAGCGCAACATCACGGTAGGCACCACCTATGCCGGTAAGATGGAAGTCTTGACCGGCCTCAACGCCAATGACCAAGTGATTAGCGCCGGCGCTCAGAATCTGAACCCAGGCCAAGCAGTAAGTTTTTAA
- a CDS encoding sensor histidine kinase encodes MELSIHPPLLTSTRTDAMPSFKIILLYLGWGLLWAVVQTLVLYQFGFRGQTVVIDAVLTNVLLLGSGYVMATALRYYQLEPKQIAYLLGWSAGLASFTVWLYLMGIDWLLDGQEEYLAFVHQSYPVRVAFAWLMILFIVLQNWLWYYTKEKQQAEDRKTATEKMAREAELFTLRQQLQPHFLFNSLNSISALVRTKPDLAKQMVQQLSDFLRGTLRKDGQMLIPLSDELHHLQIYLEIEKVRFGHRLQTQVECPEECKDLQLPYLLLQPIVENAIKFGLYDTLGDTLIKITAHCEDGLLVVSTENPFEASLLSPKQGTGFGLDSVRRRLYLLFGRLDLVSTQQHEGTYITTVKIPQPL; translated from the coding sequence ATGGAACTGTCCATCCACCCGCCACTGCTAACCTCTACCCGAACTGACGCCATGCCCTCGTTTAAAATCATTCTGCTGTACCTGGGCTGGGGCCTGCTCTGGGCAGTAGTGCAAACGCTGGTGTTGTACCAGTTCGGGTTTAGGGGGCAGACAGTGGTGATAGATGCGGTATTGACCAACGTGCTGTTGCTGGGCAGTGGCTACGTGATGGCTACCGCTCTCCGGTACTACCAGCTAGAGCCCAAACAGATTGCTTATTTGTTGGGCTGGAGCGCCGGATTAGCCAGTTTCACCGTGTGGCTGTACCTGATGGGAATTGATTGGCTACTGGATGGACAAGAAGAGTATCTGGCTTTTGTGCACCAGTCGTACCCGGTGCGGGTGGCGTTTGCCTGGCTCATGATCCTGTTCATTGTCTTGCAGAACTGGCTCTGGTACTACACCAAAGAGAAGCAGCAAGCCGAAGACCGCAAAACCGCCACGGAGAAGATGGCCCGCGAAGCCGAGCTGTTCACGCTCAGACAGCAACTGCAGCCGCACTTTCTCTTTAATAGCCTCAACTCCATCAGTGCGCTGGTACGCACCAAGCCAGATCTGGCTAAGCAGATGGTGCAGCAGTTGTCAGATTTTCTAAGAGGCACGTTGCGCAAAGACGGACAGATGTTGATTCCTTTGTCTGATGAACTTCACCACCTGCAGATTTACCTGGAGATTGAGAAAGTGAGGTTCGGGCATAGGTTGCAGACCCAGGTAGAATGCCCTGAAGAATGCAAAGACCTGCAACTGCCTTACCTCTTGTTACAGCCCATAGTAGAGAACGCCATCAAATTCGGGTTGTATGACACGCTAGGCGACACGCTCATTAAAATCACCGCCCACTGTGAGGACGGGCTATTAGTAGTTTCTACTGAGAATCCCTTTGAGGCCAGTTTGCTTTCTCCTAAACAAGGCACGGGCTTCGGGTTGGACTCGGTGCGCCGCCGGTTGTATTTGCTCTTTGGCAGACTAGACCTGGTCAGCACCCAGCAACACGAAGGCACCTATATTACCACCGTTAAAATTCCGCAACCGCTATGA
- a CDS encoding acyl carrier protein: MITATTPSIAKEVVKIISKTKKVQPSRLRETSNLSKEFGFDTVDVVDIILQLEKSFKIVIPDEVPLNTVGDFVEFVSTHTMRQAS, translated from the coding sequence ATGATAACTGCTACAACACCTTCCATTGCCAAAGAGGTAGTCAAAATCATCAGCAAAACCAAAAAGGTGCAGCCGTCACGCTTGCGTGAGACGTCTAACCTGAGCAAGGAGTTTGGCTTTGACACGGTAGACGTGGTAGATATTATCCTTCAACTTGAGAAGAGCTTCAAGATTGTGATTCCGGACGAAGTGCCGTTGAACACCGTGGGAGACTTTGTAGAATTCGTGTCTACGCATACCATGCGCCAGGCCAGCTAG